The following are from one region of the Sandaracinus amylolyticus genome:
- a CDS encoding DUF4350 domain-containing protein, with product MSVALRRIGVALAIVIGLGASGLVCARVADRGRWALSYSTHGAGPDGARGLYLFAHERGVPVRRWSEDLGALPDGGMLVALGGCDHFGARAVSRPERERLVRWIEAGGTLVVAGANDYLPRELGVALSGPSGEACLGRTGAFGMIVRAWERASEDEDDEEVRDVTGRIARDPGRAADELAPEDAPPPIVSARAVGGSLLGMPSVGLRRAASVHVDDPASATVLLRIEERIAGVALSRGRGTVIALASASALQNRDLASTGGAALFARLLASHEGPVYFDEYHLGVGAPRSFMRWVAEIGMMPLALQLLVVVLFFLWRASARFGGTRRDVEPSPATTASLVGAVGNLFAKSEDASGALALIARHALTRIAAHHRLEGVPHERLEGELARRKRHDAADAVRRIMSKHGGTIDLARRTREIDAEVARATRERV from the coding sequence GTGAGCGTCGCGCTGCGTCGCATCGGGGTCGCGCTCGCGATCGTGATCGGCCTCGGCGCGAGCGGGCTCGTGTGCGCGCGCGTCGCGGACCGCGGGCGCTGGGCGCTCTCGTACTCGACGCACGGCGCGGGGCCCGATGGCGCGCGCGGGCTCTATCTGTTCGCGCACGAGCGCGGCGTGCCGGTGCGTCGATGGTCGGAAGATCTCGGCGCGCTGCCCGACGGAGGGATGTTGGTCGCGCTCGGGGGCTGCGATCACTTCGGTGCGCGCGCTGTGTCGCGGCCGGAGCGCGAGCGGCTCGTGCGCTGGATCGAGGCCGGCGGGACGCTCGTCGTCGCGGGCGCGAACGACTACTTGCCGCGCGAGCTCGGGGTCGCGCTGAGCGGCCCCTCGGGCGAAGCGTGTCTCGGACGCACCGGAGCGTTCGGGATGATCGTGCGCGCGTGGGAGCGCGCGAGCGAAGACGAGGACGACGAAGAGGTGCGCGACGTGACCGGTCGCATCGCGCGCGATCCGGGGCGCGCGGCGGACGAGCTCGCACCGGAGGACGCACCTCCGCCGATCGTCTCGGCGCGTGCGGTCGGTGGATCGCTGCTCGGGATGCCGTCCGTCGGGCTGCGCCGCGCGGCGTCGGTGCACGTCGACGATCCTGCGAGCGCGACCGTGCTGCTGCGCATCGAGGAGCGCATCGCCGGCGTCGCGCTCTCGCGCGGGCGGGGCACCGTGATCGCGCTCGCGTCGGCGAGCGCGCTGCAGAACCGCGATCTCGCGAGCACGGGCGGCGCGGCGCTCTTCGCGCGCCTTCTCGCGTCACACGAGGGCCCGGTGTACTTCGACGAGTACCACCTCGGCGTCGGCGCACCGCGCTCGTTCATGCGCTGGGTCGCGGAGATCGGCATGATGCCGCTCGCGCTGCAGCTGCTCGTCGTGGTGCTCTTCTTCCTGTGGCGCGCGAGCGCGCGCTTCGGCGGCACGCGGCGCGACGTCGAGCCCTCGCCCGCGACGACTGCGAGCCTGGTGGGCGCAGTGGGGAATCTCTTCGCGAAGTCCGAGGATGCGTCGGGCGCGCTCGCGCTGATCGCACGTCACGCGCTCACGCGCATCGCCGCGCATCATCGGCTCGAGGGAGTCCCGCACGAGCGTCTCGAAGGCGAGCTCGCGCGCAGGAAGCGTCACGACGCGGCGGACGCGGTGCGTCGCATCATGTCGAAGCACGGAGGCACGATCGATCTCGCGCGTCGCACCCGCGAGATCGACGCGGAGGTCGCGCGCGCGACGCGCGAACGGGTGTAG
- a CDS encoding DUF4129 domain-containing protein, translating into MSQRETSWRRDLSPAGAIDRLDRAFALARAGGLTLALRAWVGGAGVALMVIASWYLEAVEGVRALRPVLVLAAALAWWARAVLLGRVARAHVSRLWADAPIPPGAGRARDVARTAGWAAIGLWIGGWVLAIGALAGPLGVVLVLPLFAVRGALAPSWIARSACGAEAGLAALRRAIGDSSGQRFAGMIAELLVLVGALGLYVNALATIAVGMLLARSFLGLDVATLDAFLSVRNTFVLVVVAMIVLVAIEPLRAALSALTWVEARVREEGLDLRIAIDDAIARSRPGRARIAAGIVIVIALGAARVDAQPLPPPPLPPGFAPPAQVDPEPEIVPESEADVRARQDAEAILARPEFQEHGDARGRGVRELIERLLEWLFRHRDPIEAPAAPRAPEIPLPGPLVFLAMAIVVLLLVAVLLHVTRPLRRAPRVIDEPRGAPDAIADPRERAPDEWVDDAARLAAEGRHREALRALYLATLVALDRRRLIRFEKTLTNGQYLRQMPEGDARVDFRDFTRRFDRTWYGREPASEHDYRACRELAERIVAQARGGPA; encoded by the coding sequence GCTGGTGCGATCGATCGGCTCGATCGCGCGTTCGCGCTCGCGCGTGCGGGCGGCCTCACGCTCGCGCTGCGTGCGTGGGTTGGAGGCGCGGGCGTCGCGCTGATGGTGATCGCGTCGTGGTATCTCGAGGCAGTCGAGGGCGTGCGCGCATTGCGGCCGGTGCTCGTGCTGGCGGCGGCGCTCGCGTGGTGGGCGCGCGCGGTGCTGCTCGGGCGCGTCGCGCGAGCACACGTGAGCCGGCTCTGGGCGGACGCGCCGATCCCACCCGGTGCGGGGCGCGCGCGAGACGTGGCGCGCACTGCGGGGTGGGCTGCGATCGGGCTCTGGATCGGCGGCTGGGTGCTCGCGATCGGCGCGCTCGCGGGGCCGCTCGGCGTGGTGCTGGTGCTCCCGCTCTTCGCGGTGCGTGGTGCGCTCGCGCCGTCGTGGATCGCGCGCAGCGCGTGCGGTGCGGAGGCCGGGCTCGCGGCGCTGCGCAGAGCGATCGGGGACTCGAGCGGGCAGCGCTTCGCGGGGATGATCGCGGAGCTGCTCGTGCTCGTCGGCGCGCTCGGGCTCTACGTGAACGCGCTCGCGACGATCGCGGTCGGGATGCTGCTCGCGCGCTCGTTCCTCGGGCTCGACGTGGCGACGCTCGATGCGTTCCTCTCCGTGCGCAACACGTTCGTGCTCGTGGTGGTCGCGATGATCGTGCTCGTCGCGATCGAGCCGCTGCGCGCCGCGCTCTCCGCGCTGACGTGGGTCGAGGCACGGGTGCGCGAAGAGGGGCTCGATCTGCGGATCGCCATCGACGACGCGATCGCGCGCTCGCGTCCCGGTCGCGCGCGCATCGCGGCGGGGATCGTGATCGTGATCGCGCTCGGCGCAGCGCGGGTCGATGCCCAGCCGCTCCCGCCGCCGCCTTTGCCGCCGGGGTTCGCACCGCCGGCGCAGGTCGATCCCGAGCCCGAGATCGTGCCGGAGAGCGAGGCCGACGTGCGGGCGCGCCAGGACGCCGAGGCGATCCTCGCGCGCCCCGAGTTCCAGGAGCACGGCGACGCGCGCGGGCGCGGCGTGCGCGAGCTGATCGAGCGCCTCCTCGAGTGGCTGTTCCGGCATCGCGATCCGATCGAAGCGCCCGCCGCGCCGCGCGCGCCCGAGATCCCGCTGCCCGGACCGCTCGTGTTCCTCGCGATGGCGATCGTCGTGCTGCTCCTCGTCGCGGTCCTGCTGCACGTGACGCGTCCGCTGCGACGCGCCCCGCGCGTGATCGACGAGCCGCGGGGCGCGCCCGACGCGATCGCCGATCCGCGCGAGCGTGCGCCCGACGAGTGGGTCGACGACGCGGCGCGGCTCGCGGCCGAGGGCCGCCATCGCGAGGCTCTGCGCGCGCTCTATCTCGCGACGCTCGTCGCGCTCGATCGGCGCCGTCTCATCCGCTTCGAGAAGACGCTCACGAACGGACAGTACCTGCGGCAGATGCCGGAGGGCGATGCGCGCGTGGACTTCCGCGACTTCACGCGACGCTTCGATCGCACGTGGTACGGGCGCGAGCCCGCCAGCGAGCACGACTATCGCGCGTGTCGCGAGCTCGCCGAGCGCATCGTCGCGCAGGCGCGCGGAGGGCCGGCGTGA